Within the Thiohalobacter sp. IOR34 genome, the region CCTACCTGTGCGCCACCGGTGAGACCCGCGAGGAGCCCTATTGCCAGGAACTGCGCGACCGCGGCTGTAGCCAGGTCAATTCCACCTGCGTGAGCACCCTGCCGGACGGGAGTTGCTACGAGTACCAGCAGACCTACCGCTGTCCCCAAGGCAATGCCGCCACTCAGACGGTGATGAACTGCGGCGGCCAGACCTTCTGTCTCGACGGCGACTGCTTCGATGCCGGCTATACGCCGAACCAGGACTTCGGCCTGGCCGCGAGCCATCTGGGAGCGCTGGAATCGGCGGCGAACGATTTCGACACCACCAACATGGTGGTCTTCAAGGGCCAGGACATGCGCTGCAAGAAGACCGTCCTGGGTTTCTCCAACTGCTGCAAAGACAGCGGCTGGGGGTTGGACCTGTCGCTCGCCCAGTGCTCCGAACAGGAGCAGGTCCTTGGCCAGAAGCGCGAGGCCGGACAATGCCACTACGTCGGCTCCTATTGCAGCGACAAATCCATCTTCGGCTGCCTGGCGCGGAAGTACACCTACTGCTGCTTCAACTCCAAGCTTGCCCGCATCATCCACGAACAGGGCCGCCCCCAGCTCGGCATCGACTGGGGTTCCTCGAAAAACCCCAACTGCCGCGGCCTCACGCCCGAGGAGCTGACACAGATCGATTTCGCGAGCATCGACTTCACCGAGTTCTACGCCGATGCCTTTGCCGCCGCCGACAATGCCGACCGGCCTTCCGGCAACCAGATGCAGCAGATCATCGAACAGCGCATCCAGAGGTTGCTGCCGTGAAGGGTTGGGTATTGCTGTGGGGGATCCTGGCAATGAGCGGCACATATGCCGCCCCCGGTGAGCCGGTGGTCTACTACGAACGCCACAGCGAGGGCTGGTTCTGGTACCAGGATCCCGAACCGGAACCCGAGGCTGAAGAACCCGAGACTCCGTCGCCTGTGCCCGCCGATCCCGTGGCGGCGTTGTCGGCCTTCCAGGAGGAACTGGAAGTCGCCAAGGCCCGCGCGATCCTGGAGCCCACGGACGAGAACCTGAAAACCTACCTGCGCCTGAACCAGCTCGCCATGAAGCGCGCGGGCAACTTCGCCCAGGCCTGGCAGCGCGTGGTGTGGACCACACCGGCGTTGGACAGTCGTTTGATCCACCCGGTCAACGACCAGGCTGTGCAGGTGTTCAACGACGAAAAACTTCGCCTGGTCGACGGCTTCCTCGCCAAGACCGCGCGCAGTCACGGGCTGTTTTTCTTCTTCAAGGGTTCCTGCCCGTTTTGCCACAAGTTCGCCCCTATCCTGAAGGCCTTCGCCGAGGCCTACGGTTTCCACGTCATCCCCATCAGCCTGGATGGCGGCACGCTGCCCGACTTCCCGAACCCCCGCAGCAATGCGGAGGTGGCGATCAAGCTGAACGTGGACACGGTACCCGCCGTGTTCCTGGTCAACCCTCGCGACCGGGCCATTCATCCCGTCGCCTTCGGCTACGTGAGCTGGTCCGAGCTGCGGCGGCGCATCTACACCCTGATGAACGGGCAGCCGCCGAACCCGCTGTTGCAGGCGCAACTCTCAGGAGGGCAAATCGATGCCAACGAGTAAGCTCCACGCGTTCATGTCGGGCCTGTGTCTCGTCCTGACGGTATTCAGCGCCCGGGCCGACCTCGCCACGGACATGGACACCTTCTTCAACGATCTCAACTTCAGCAACGTCACCCGGCCGGGCGTCTACGAGGGCCAGAGCGCGGGGTACTTCACCGGCGGCGGCGTGTTCATGCGCGTGCCACAGCGCAACTACACCCTCTACTCGGTGCAGTGGCCGCGCTTTCGCGCCGGCTGCGGCGGTATCGACTTCTTCAGCGGCGGGTTTTCCTTCATCAACGCCCAGGAGTTCGTGGCCATGCTCCAGAACATCGGCTCGGTGGCCGTGAGCCAGGCCTTCATGCTGGCGCTGCGCACCATCAGCCCCCAGATCGCCTCCACCATGGAGCAGATCCAGACCTGGGCGCAGAAATACGGGCTGAACAGCATCAACGCCTGCGAGGCCGGATCGGCCCTGGTGGGCGGGGCGCTCAAGACCTTTGGCATGTCCAAGCAGGCCTGCATCATGGAGCGGGTGAACAGCCGGGGCGAAACCTGGTCCGAGGCCGAGGTCGCCTGCACTACGGGCGGCGAGCGCATGAGCACCCTGCAGAACAGCCAGATGAAGCGCCTGATGGTGACCGAGGGCAACCTGGCCTGGCGTGCCATGATGCGCAATCCCTTCTTCGTGAGCGACAAGGATCTCGCCCAGGTGATGATGAACCTCTCGGGCACGGTGATCATGCGGGTGGACAATCCCGGCAACGAGGACACCACCATGACCTACCAGGTGATCCCCTCCATCCTGGCGGACAACACCGGCCGGGACCTGCTCCGGGTGTTGCTCGAGGGCGGCAGCGTCACCGTGAAGGCCTGCTCCAACGGCACCGGGGACGAGTTCGCCTGCACCGAAATGAACGCCTCGCAGACCGTCACCATCAACCAGGGCCTGATCGCCAAGGTGCGTGCCATCCTCAACGACATCGTGGTGAACATCCAGAACGACACCCGCCTCGATGCCGTGCAGCAGGGGCTACTGGCCTCCACCTCACTGCCGGTCCACAAGTACCTGACCGTGGGCGTGGCCTACATTCCCGGCACGCTGCAACCGGAGATCGAGAGCTACGCCACACTTATCGCCAAGGACATCCTCTACACCTACCTGAACGACCTGCTCGGCAAGCTGGTCGCCTCGGTGCGTGCCCTGGAGAACAAGGAGGACGACAAGATCCGCGACTTCCTCGACGGCGTGATCAAGGCCCGGCGCGAGATCCGCACCTACAAGGACGACGTGCGCCGGGGCTTCGACGAGACGCTGGTGTTCACCCAGCGGGTGCGCGAATACGAGAAGGCGCTGGTCGGCAAGCTCTCACCGGGCATGTTCCGCAGCCTGGTGTGGGCGTCCGCCCAGTAAGGTAGTGCCCTGTGAACTGGGAGGTGTTCACCTACGGCGGCGGCGAGTTCCTGCGCCTGGTGTTCAACGGCGTGGCCGCCATCACCGGCAACGGCGGCTACATCACCGCGCTCAAGATGACCGCCATCATCGGCCTGCTGTGGGTGCTGATCGAAGGCGCCTTCAAGCACCGGGCCATGAACCTGCAATGGCTGCTGGGCGTCATCCTCGTCTACAACGGCTTCATGGTGCCGAAGGTGGACGTCATCATCACCGACCGCATCGACCCCACGCAGTCGTCGGTGGTATCCAATGTACCGCTTGGGCTGGGCGCCGTGGCAGGCACCGCCAGCCTGGTGGGCGACTGGCTGACCCGCGCCTATGAGACGGTGTTCAGCCTGCCCAGCGACATGCAGTACCAGCAGAACGGCATGCTGTTCGGTCAGTACCTGGTGGAGGCCTCCACCCGCTTCGAGATCACCGACAGCCGACTGGCCGCCAATTTCAGCGAGTTCTGGCAGTCGTGCGTGTTCTACGACATCCTGCTCGGCCTCTACGACTGGGACGATCTGTTCGTGGCTCCGGACCTGTGGGCCTTCATCCGGGCGAACACCTCGGTCTCGCGCAGCTTCGCCTACCGGGACGCGGCCAACAACCGTCTCATCCTGGGCTGCCGCGACGGCGCCAACAACCAGCTCGACACCGACCTGACCAACGACGTCGACCGCGCCAGGCAGTACTACGGTGAGAAGCTGGTGAAGGCCCCCACCGCCAATGCCGCGGTAGCAAAGTTCGCCGCCGCCATGCCGGTATCCTATCAGTACCTGACGGGCCTGAGCGTCAGCGCCGAGGAGATCATCCGGCAGAACGCCCTCTCCAATGCGCTGCGGCGAGGCTTGAGCCAGTTCGCCTCCAGCGCCGGGGCGCCGGCGGCGGCCCAGGACTTCGCCCTGGCGCGGGCAGAGCAGGAGCGGCGCACCACCTATGCCGCCCTCGGAGAGATGGCCGGCCGCACCCTGCCCATCCTGCGCAACCTGTTCGAGGCCTTCATCTACGCCGTGTTTCCCATCGCCTTCCTGCTGGCTATGCTGCCAAGCGTGGCGAAGGTGGCGCTGACCTACCTGAAGAGCTTGGTCTGGATCCAGTTGTGGGCGCCGCTCTATGCCGTGCTCCACTTCGCCATGAGTCTCTACAGCCAGAACCCCGCATCCAGCGCCCTCCTGCTGCCCGACGGCAGCAGCGCCCTGTCGCTGGCCAACTACACGGCCCTGGGCCAGGTGATGAGCGACGCCGCACTCATCGCCGGGTATCTCAGCCTATCCATCCCGATGATTTCATACCTCGTGGTCAACCAAGGCGGCGCCATGATGGCGAGCCTCGCCAGCCGTGTCGCCCAGAGCTACGAAGCCCCGGTGGGCAAAGCCTCCGACGAGGCCTCCACGGGCAACATCAGCCTTGGAAACACCAGCATCGGCAACGCCGGCTGGTGGCAGCAGAACCAGAGTCCGAGCTGGCGGGCCGGTACCTCGACCATGGCCCACCCGGCCACGGGCGCGATGTACACGACCACACCGGAAGGGCGGTACGTCGACGTGCCGCAATCCAATCTCCCCTTCTCCGCCAACATCGGCGACGCCGTCAAATCCTCGGTCCACACCCAGGCCACCGAGTCGCTGCAGGCTGCACGGACACAAGTAGCCGACTACGCAAACCTGGTGTCGGCCAACTACAGCAACATGGAACGCTTCACCGGCCAGACCGCGACGGAGACCGGCGTAAACCTCGACTGGAACCGGGCCGAGATGGCCGCGTTCCGACGGGAGTTCGGTGAAACCCAACGGCTCGCCGACGAGTTCGGCAAGAACCGCGGCTACAGCGCGAGCCAGGCCGCCGAAATGTTGGGGCTGGCCTCCCTGGCCGCCCAGAATCCGAAATTACTCGACTTGGTAAGCCCGGTATCACTACGAGCAGAACTGAACCTTCGCGGCAGGAGTGACGCCCAAATCAAGGAAGACTGGCAAGATGCATTGCGATATGTCCAGGACACCCAGTACGGCAAGCACTGGCAGGCCGCCATCGATGCCGGGCATACCGCGGCCGCCGGCGTCCACCAGCGCACAGGTGACAGCCTGGCCGAGGAACTCTCCGGTGGCTTACAAGAGCAGATCAGTCATCGCCACGCCACCATCGCCACCCTCCAGGAAGCCGCTGCCTGGCAGGAGGCCCGGTCCCGAGTCGAGGAGCAGGGCTTCGCCTTCAGCGCCGATGTGGCCATGCAGGTGCGTGATCACATGATCGGTGCGGAAAAAGGGGTTTTCGCCCGCCCCGGCAGTCTCGACCCGACCTGGAGCGAACGCGACGTGGATGCCCTATTCGCCCGAGCAGCGGCCGGAGACGCCATGGCCATGCGGGTCATCGCCCACTACGCCGACGAATATGGCCGCCAAGAAGGACTGGAACTCACCGGGGTGCAGGATATGCCAACCAAGGATGCCGTTTTCCAGAAGAACGAAGCCTATATGGGCGAGGTCTACAACAAGGAAACCGACCCCGGGGGCATTCGGGACAGAGCTGCCGGCTTCAGGGAGGCCGCCCGGCACGCAGCGGAACATGCCGGCGTTCCAGCCGATGGGCAGGTCCGGAGAGGATTCGCCGACATCCAGAAGGAGGCCGAAGAAGACCGCGCCGCCCACGCGCAGAAGGTCGACCAGGGCGAGCGCCGTATCCGGACAGACGGCGCCGCACTCCAATCCGACACCGAGGCACGCACCGACCCCGAAAACCAGACCCTGCTGGCCGACTCTATCAAGAACGGGGTTACGCAGGCGTTGCCCAGTAAGAAGCAGCTAGGTCAGTTAAAAGATCGGTTTTTCAGGGAAGACGACGAGGAGTCGACGAACAAATAACTGGCCCTCAATCCCGCCATTCGTACGGCCCGATCTGCCAACGCCTCATGTCGTCATGCCATTCTTCAAGCCACTCTCCAGATTCCTCCTCTTCCATGATCTGTCTCTTGGGAGAAAGTAATGATGGGCGTTTGTTCATCTGGCGGAACACAATTACCAGGCCAATGAGAAACACTGCTGCGCCTATCCACCAAGAAAATAGCGCGCCGATGACAAGCGCGATCAGACACGCCACCAAGATGTCCGCTATTTTCCAAGTTGATTCAGACATATTCATCGTCGTCCACCTATTTTCTACTGCCCTACGCTACCAGCACTTTCATTGTTATTCGCCGCGAATTGCACGGCAGGCAGCGCAATTTTTGGCAAGTTCATTCGCATGCTCTGGTTCATCAGGTATTCGCGCCAATAAGGCCAGACATGATAACTGGCATTCTTGAGGGCAAATGCATCCAGTGCATTCTGCCCCGGTTCATTCTCCATTAGATATTCGGCAAGAAACGTCGCCTCGATAACCGCTTTGACATCCGCTTCATCGTCACTCTCGTCAGATCCATTTTCGGATGTGGATTCAGGCAAAACAACCCATCGTGCGCCAAGATCGATGTAGACGCGAAAAATCCTTATGTCCGCATCATCTTCTTTCAGCGCAAGAACTTCTCCCCGGGTGACGACGTGCTTGAACTGAACAGCCAGATCATTCGCCTCTGGCGAATATTTCGGATCAAAATCATCTACCAGGTAACTGCTTGAGCTACGCAGATAGACGTCGCGAATGCGCAGACAATCGATCGCCTTTTGCAGTTCGGCGCTCATCCCGCTTTCTGCCACTCCACACGTCGGTTCAAATCGGCCGAGTAAACCAATTGGACATTCGGACGCGACGAAGCCTTCCCGCCAGTAGTTCTGCTAACGGTCCTCCATTCTGAGGCTTCTGATATGTGCATGGCACCCGCCGCAAAACCGGAGAAGTAGGCAAGGATATTCACCAAGTGCTGGTTGAGGCTGACTCCTTCTTCCTCGGCAGACTCGGCCAACGCGCGGTGCAGGGATTTCGGCAACCGCAGGGTCACGCGGCCACTGTAGTCATCCGCCACCTCCTGCGGCACGGGCATGGGCTTCCCCTTTTCAGCGAACACCTCTGCCGTGGTTTCAATGGCATCGATGGCCAGCGCATAGGCTTCTTCAAACGTATCCCCGTATTCAGCCAGATCGGGCAATTCCTTGACCCGCGCCTCGAAGCACACTTCACCCTCGAACTCGCTCCGTCGCACCGTGATGTTGTAGGCATGTGGATCAATCATGATTCTATCCTCTCCAGGAAGTCGATAATTTCGTCTTCGTACTGCCGCAGTATTCTCAGGACCTTGCCAATGTAGGCAGGCTTGATCTCTGGATTCCTGCCATGGCCACAGTTGTAGCTACCGGAGGTAAACGCAGAAATGCCATCATGGAAAAACACCTTGTGGCCACCCCGTTTACCGTCCCGGACCTCGAAGCCCAACCGCGCAAGCTGTTCAGCCAGCGTGTCACAGCGGATGTTGGCCTTCGAGGCCTGAAGCGTCTCGACGACCTCCGTGTATAACAGTTTAGCCGACATGTGACATCATATATAGTGTCATATTGTGGAATTTCTTTAGGGATTTCAACATTTTTCTCAGCCAATTTCTTGTATGTTTTATGTGGTCTTTAGGCTCCAACTGCTTGACAATTAGACACTATCCGTTTGTTTTTACGTGGTTTTTAATGTTTCCGCCATATCAAACGCGCCTGGCAGCAGCCAGCAGTCAGATCGGCCGCCAGTGACGGCTAGGTGGTATTCAAGTGGTTATGCACCGCTCCACCAGACACGCCCCGGAATAATGCCGGTCAACCCCTCGCACGCCAGGAATTGGGCACTGCCCCGCTATGGAGGGGGCTGTGAGGCACTCTAAGCTGGGAAGGTCGCCTACCTACCGAATCCCGAGCCGCACCGCGACGTCTTCATAATCCGGGGACTCTGCATACAGCTTTTCCAATTCACTGCGAGCACGTTTGCGTTGCCCCAGTTCTTCGTACACCCGCGCCCGCTCATAGCGCAGTGCCCGAAGCAGCTCGTCGGATCGGTCCTTCTTGCGGCGTAACGCCTGGGTCAGCACGTCACGGGCGGCCTCATACAGCCCCAGGCCGTACAGAGCCCTGGCCTTGTACAATAGCAGCGTCGCATGGACCGGGGTCTTGTTCTCGATACTTTCTGCCAGACGGACCACCTTCCTGCAGGCGTTCCTGTCGCCCGGGCGGGCGTCCAACAGCAGCTCCGCAAGGGACAGTTTCACCACCACGTCGTCGGGTTCGAGCCGCCGCGGCCTCTCCAGGCAGGCAATCGCATCCTCCCAGCGCTCCTGACGCTGATAGACCTCCACCAGCCCCAACAGCACGCCGCGGAGATCCGGGCCCACATGCGCGGACACCTCGTCCGTGATGGGGAGGCTCATGGTGGCGGAGATGCCGTACTTGGAGAAGTAGCGGCCCAGGCGGCTGTGCTTCTCGGCGGCCGTCGCCAGGTAGGTCGCCGCTTCTTCCAGCTGCTCCTGCTTGAGCGCCAGGAAACCGGCAAGGTACGCGCCGTCGGCCAGGTGGACGGCCTTCTCGAGGTGTTCGAGGGCCTTCTCTTCGTTGCCAAGGACCAACTCCCGGCACCCGTCCACCAGGGCCTCCTCGTCGTCCGGCGTGATGAGCCGCTTGAAGAAGCCCAGGGTCAGGCGGTCTTCCGGGCGGACCGTTGGGACGGCCGGAGCGGAGTAGGTCGCGCTTCTCCTGCTATCTGACCTCCCGCTCGGAACTGTAGTCGTGTAGAAAAGACCCGTTCCCGGAATGCCCACCGTGGCCCGCTTGCCCCTCGGACCGATAGTAAACTTCGCACCGCGCGGCCCGAATGAGAGGGACCCGCCCGACTTGCTCAGGTTGAGCGTAACACCAGGAGCGAGTTGGATACGGCGCCAGAAACGAAAAGCCATCGTTTTAATCCCTGTCACCTACAACAGTCATGTCTATAACAAAATCAAAGGCAGCCGTCTCGCTCTGAAGATCACTCCAACGCTTTTCATATAATCCTCGATCCAACAGACCCACATCAGTAGTTTGGTTCTCTCCATCAACCTGATGATCGAGACCAACGTCAAATCGGACACCTCCAATATCCGTGAGAACATATCTGGCATGGAATCTTTCGCCATCTTCTTTTTCACGCCATCCAACAAATCTCACACATATTCCTTTTGGGATATCTCCCCTCAGGCGATCGCAGTGCCTGTGAAATTCATCACATGTAAATTCATCCTTCCACTGAAAATGATATTCACAGCGAACAACCCGATGCTTGCCACTCACGGCTGCCTGCAAAAATTCACGCAATACACTTATCCATTTGGGCCTCGTCGGTTTGAAATGAGGGTCAAGAAAAAGAATTTCTTTGCTGTTCTGCAGTATATCAGCGACAGCCGCCGCCAACTCTCTTGCCGTACGCCTTACGGCCTTCTCACGAGAGACTTTGAGTAACGGGTGATTCTCATCAACATCGTCCGCAGGAACGATATATTCTGCTCCTGTTGCGTTTTCCCTAGCGATGATTGCCTTGAATGGGCGCTGCTCGTGCTGCGAAATAGCGTTCTCCATCCAGTTCTTTTCACCACTATATGGTCTGCCCGATGCAACCAGCTTTCGATTTATGTGCCTGAGGCTCTCTTCTACGCGCTTCCGATTAAGAGGGGATAATCCGCTGGCGGCTTCATAAACCATCTTAGTCCATTTCTTAGGGAAGCGAGAAATAACGCGACCATTTTCGACGTTGAATAGAGAAACAAGAAATCGAAATCTATCCCAACTTTCACCCAGAGCTTCCGGCTCCAAGGCATACTCATTCAGCATCAGAAAATCTCCTGGGCTCGCTCCTCAAAAAATCCTTCAGGCCAGGCACCTTCAAAGTCCCCCTCCTCCGTAACAGGCAGATGAATAACCTCAGAGCCTGACTTAGTGGGCTGAACGTATAATACTGAAATATGGTCCGGCGCAATCGGCGTTGCATTCTCAGGAAGATCACCTTCTGTGGTTTCTCGAATGCGTCGGAGGATTCGCAAAATGAGATGCTCGCTATGAGTCTCAAGAATAAATGTATTCTTTTGTTTGCCAAGAGCGGCCTCAATGAAGACATCACCAAGCTCTGCCTGTAATGCCGGGTGCAAGTGAATCTCGGGCTGTTCCATGGCAATAATTTTATCTCTTGATGCGTATGCCATAACCAACACGGGTAGCACCTGGGTAATACCGATTCCGACATCACGGTGAGTAACGACCGTATTGGAACGCCTGTCGATGAGCACCAGTTCCTTGAGCTTTTCCACGTCCGAATTTTTTATCAGATCCTGGAGACGGCGCGCTTCTTTCTCTGAATCCTGGAGCACCGGATATGCACCGCCAATCGTGTACTCGGTATCAGGCTCGTATTCAATCTCCACCCCTTCATCGACAATCGACTCAAGGCCTTCCATGAGCACAGGGTCGAGATCATCGACACCCACCAACTGCCTGACCACTAGCTCATACGGCGTTTTCAACGCTTCTGAACCAAGCCATTCGTTCACTGCCGCGCGCACTGCATCATCCCTGCGCACAACATCCCAGGCATAACCACCGCCGGCGTACCAGTTCGCATCCTCGTGCTCGGAAAAGGCCAGATGCCGCGGCGGGAAGGACCGCAGGGGCCCAAGGTACTGCAGTTTTCTCAGTTCCTCCGCGATGGCCTGGCTGGTTCCCTCGATCAGCTCATCGAGAGTCCGGGGGAAGAAGAACTTGATGGCATTGGCCAGATCCTCCCGGCGGTTGCCGCGGCTGACTGGAAAAAGCGTCTGTTGCTCCGCCTCCTCGACATCCGAGCTGCGCTGCGACAGGCCTTCCGGAAACAATCGCTCCACGCGACTGCTGAGTTCCGGCACCAGCGCATCGATGGCCGCGCCGATGCCCTCGTAGTCCTCGGGCGTGACGGTGTCCGTGGTGGTGGCGGTGGTGACGATGGCCTTGAGCACTTCCCGGAACACCGGATGCTCGTGATTCAGGCGATCCATCCGCAGGCGCCCGTCGCGCCGCCGGCTCATGCGCAGCAACAACTCGTCGTCCGCCGACAGCTCATAGGCCGTCACCGCCGGCTCCGCCCCCGCGACGGGCCGCTCCTCGTTGTCCAGCTCGATACCGACGGATAATGACACCTTCAGTGTCGCGACCGACGCCAGCAACTCCGCCAACCGTCCCCGCAGGGCGCTCACATCCAGCTCCGCGCCCCACTCCATGCGGCGCTTCGCCTCGGCACGATGGATATACTGGCGGAAACCGCCCAGATCGATCGCACTGCCGCCGAGTTCTGTCTTGAATATATCCAGCCGCCCGGTGCGCTCCGCCTCGCAGGCCAGGGCCAGGCTGTGGATGAAACTGGATTTGCCCGCGCTGTTGGGGCCGAAGATCAGGGTGATGGGCCGAATGGGGATCGCCTGGGTTTCGGCGAAGGCCTTGAAGTTGCCTACATATAGCGATTTGATCATCTGCAATATCCGTGTTGCGGACTACCCGTCTTGATCGTTCTGATCAGCCAAACCATTTTTCTCAGGCTCTGGACCACGATCGGATTTGCCTTTCCCTTCCCAGTTGGCGCAGATTTCCTCCACTGGCACATCTGGCGCATCATCACGTAACCAATATTCGTAGAACTTTGGATCCCGACTCCGTGGAACCGGACGTGCCTCACGGATTGACACCAGTGCGGGCGCCGCAACGCACTCTCCAAGAACAAGCGCCGTCTGCGGTGCAAGAGCCGAGAGTTGGTCCAACATCGGTCCATATATCCCAGGGACGATCTCCTTGAAGTAACGGAGATCTTCCGGGTTCTGAAGACGGTGAACGATGAAGCTGCTGCATTGCGAGAGGACAGTTTTCGACAGCTCGCTCGGGCGTTGCGAGGCAACGACAAGGCCAAGACCATACTTCCTGCCCTCGCGCGCAATCCGCTCGAATACCGCGCGGGCGATCGACTCCTCCTCGGCGAAGTGGGCTTGCTGGATATAGTTCTGGGCCTCTTCGAGCACGAGAACGACCGGGAGCGACCCCCGCGCTTCTTCCCCGCCATATTCGCCGAGGCGCTGCAGGAACTCCAGGGTAAGGCGGCCAATCAGTGCGGTAACGTTCTCAAGAACCTCGGAGGCAAGGAGACTGAGATCGAGAATGACGACATTGACAGGTTCAACTCCATTGCGCTGACGGTCATAAAACGGGAAGGTCTGCTCCGGCACTGTGTCCGTGTCCGAGAGATCAGCGTCATTCTTACTGCCAATCCCAAGCATGTCTCGCAGAAACGCCGCAAGAATCTGCTCTGCATCCGGCCAACTTTCCCCCACAGGTCCGAACAGAAACTGGAATCGCTGATCGGAAAACAGCCGATCGATACGAAGCAACATCGTTCCCGAGAAGTCACGGGCGCGAGCACCCCCTGACTCCTCACGGCGCAGCACTTGCTCGATATGTCGTGAGCGGAAGCGGAGCTTGTCGAAATACGAAGGTGCGTCTGCCGTGCACCCGGCTGGCGCTCCACCTTCCCCCAAGTGCGTACCAGTGAGCTTCTCATAAATTGGTTCAATGGCATCCCGTATGGTCTTCCTAGCGTCGGCAGGCAATATCTTTGGATAAGTTCCGTTATCAATGTGTTTCTGTGCTTCAGCCGAAACAACGGCTAGCACCTGAATCAAGGAATCCTTCGTAAGGTGGTAATGGTGTTCTGCCTCGTCCCAAGCCGCTTCAAGGTCGTGCTGTTGAATCCTTTTCTTCAGCCCCTCCGAGAGATCCCGCACATCCTTAGATGTCTTTTCATCCTTTCCCGATAGCGACCAGATCCGGTTGAGTTCTTGGATAAGCTCATCTCGCAGCACGGCAAGAGGTGACGCTCCCTGTTGATCATTGCGCGCCAACCGCAGCGCCTCAAGAAGCACAGGACGCTGAACTCCCTTGGAGGCCTGAAATAGTCGGACAAAGTCCTCGGCATTCAGAAACCAATATGGAATCACAAGGCCATCGGTTTCGTGACCTGTTCCAGAGGGAATATAGAGACT harbors:
- a CDS encoding DUF3696 domain-containing protein, translating into MIKSLYVGNFKAFAETQAIPIRPITLIFGPNSAGKSSFIHSLALACEAERTGRLDIFKTELGGSAIDLGGFRQYIHRAEAKRRMEWGAELDVSALRGRLAELLASVATLKVSLSVGIELDNEERPVAGAEPAVTAYELSADDELLLRMSRRRDGRLRMDRLNHEHPVFREVLKAIVTTATTTDTVTPEDYEGIGAAIDALVPELSSRVERLFPEGLSQRSSDVEEAEQQTLFPVSRGNRREDLANAIKFFFPRTLDELIEGTSQAIAEELRKLQYLGPLRSFPPRHLAFSEHEDANWYAGGGYAWDVVRRDDAVRAAVNEWLGSEALKTPYELVVRQLVGVDDLDPVLMEGLESIVDEGVEIEYEPDTEYTIGGAYPVLQDSEKEARRLQDLIKNSDVEKLKELVLIDRRSNTVVTHRDVGIGITQVLPVLVMAYASRDKIIAMEQPEIHLHPALQAELGDVFIEAALGKQKNTFILETHSEHLILRILRRIRETTEGDLPENATPIAPDHISVLYVQPTKSGSEVIHLPVTEEGDFEGAWPEGFFEERAQEIF
- a CDS encoding DUF87 domain-containing protein, giving the protein MAADSEIGRVVAVDTAQVTIELNRDLKGMTRTTFEGPQEVGRINGYITIPVGARRLVAMVTRVVLVEEAEMKADRTMVALPAARRLMKATLIGTIDGERFRQGVSLFPVLDSPVHLAQRQDLDAIFGPADQATLQPKPDKPGFCIPIGDSAVVPGRTIRIDPDAFFGKHAAVLGSTGSGKSCTIASLIQSVLDQPAVKRTTIVILDTNGEYRSAFPDSWKSGDNERQSLYIPSGTGHETDGLVIPYWFLNAEDFVRLFQASKGVQRPVLLEALRLARNDQQGASPLAVLRDELIQELNRIWSLSGKDEKTSKDVRDLSEGLKKRIQQHDLEAAWDEAEHHYHLTKDSLIQVLAVVSAEAQKHIDNGTYPKILPADARKTIRDAIEPIYEKLTGTHLGEGGAPAGCTADAPSYFDKLRFRSRHIEQVLRREESGGARARDFSGTMLLRIDRLFSDQRFQFLFGPVGESWPDAEQILAAFLRDMLGIGSKNDADLSDTDTVPEQTFPFYDRQRNGVEPVNVVILDLSLLASEVLENVTALIGRLTLEFLQRLGEYGGEEARGSLPVVLVLEEAQNYIQQAHFAEEESIARAVFERIAREGRKYGLGLVVASQRPSELSKTVLSQCSSFIVHRLQNPEDLRYFKEIVPGIYGPMLDQLSALAPQTALVLGECVAAPALVSIREARPVPRSRDPKFYEYWLRDDAPDVPVEEICANWEGKGKSDRGPEPEKNGLADQNDQDG